In one Pasteuria penetrans genomic region, the following are encoded:
- a CDS encoding helix-turn-helix domain-containing protein, with translation MKKKRYDMKLKKKIVEEALRSDNMSEIARRHGLAPRTVRGWVKQYEVKGDLWKKTRDSAKRVSANEQDVSYKTIMKLREKICQLEKEMKKQKEGDQLRIAILEDLIKKLDLCPQDRIEVAECWMRQGYSQNRTLDIVHISKSVYQKYRRNKKTILKNDGQKIVRMHHKREKKKGNIPGYALDGQGKKISLMPMVIENSHTN, from the coding sequence ATGAAGAAAAAACGCTATGATATGAAACTAAAGAAGAAAATAGTTGAGGAAGCTCTACGTAGCGATAACATGTCTGAGATTGCTCGCAGACACGGACTCGCCCCTAGAACCGTTCGGGGTTGGGTAAAGCAGTACGAGGTGAAGGGGGATCTCTGGAAAAAAACCAGGGATAGTGCAAAAAGGGTTTCCGCGAACGAACAAGATGTTTCATATAAAACAATTATGAAATTGAGGGAGAAAATTTGCCAATTGGAGAAAGAGATGAAAAAACAAAAAGAGGGGGATCAACTTAGGATTGCGATCTTAGAGGACCTTATAAAAAAGCTGGATCTCTGCCCCCAGGATCGGATTGAGGTGGCAGAGTGCTGGATGAGACAGGGGTATTCTCAAAACAGGACCTTAGATATTGTCCATATATCGAAGTCCGTTTATCAAAAATATAGGAGGAATAAGAAAACGATTCTGAAAAACGATGGGCAAAAAATAGTTCGTATGCATCATAAAAGAGAAAAGAAGAAAGGAAACATCCCTGGATATGCCTTGGATGGGCAGGGGAAAAAAATAAGTTTGATGCCTATGGTTATCGAAAACTCGCATACAAACTGA
- a CDS encoding transposase, whose protein sequence is MSYPIDDISNFPDLHGKLESKKRREQVRKKKPNLSEQPWEDHEGIGAEEKSRLLMLQTLATTVYGFPNEEKSSRTRVIDHHVSILCCFVMAIWNLQSERELINIINGNKMIRDIIGITKGFSRSLYDKNIKKCIARNGETIIFNLLELLSEEDQKVILSEIKEKYLFLDQVIVSTSRRAKDTATLRNYKGFHRGIGVTVVATMDGRIPLVLAMGPANLGEVEASCLLIPEISTLGCRGLVADSAYDVHDLFELCKQHGLKLLAGYNKRRAKTPNSITSPLRKENFYRLQTKGCKELMKKRSSGEHCFTILKHTMGLDKHRPTSYNQAFMLIVSYMMTICFDSMIQKKNNINIRKSPGRRFYQQIS, encoded by the coding sequence ATGTCCTATCCCATAGACGATATAAGTAATTTTCCAGATCTTCATGGGAAATTAGAAAGCAAAAAGAGAAGAGAACAGGTGAGGAAAAAGAAACCCAATCTTTCAGAACAGCCTTGGGAAGATCATGAGGGCATAGGGGCAGAAGAAAAAAGCCGACTGCTTATGCTGCAGACATTAGCTACCACGGTCTACGGTTTCCCGAATGAGGAGAAGTCAAGCCGTACCCGTGTGATCGATCACCATGTGTCGATATTGTGCTGTTTCGTTATGGCTATTTGGAATTTACAAAGTGAAAGGGAATTAATAAATATTATAAATGGAAATAAAATGATAAGAGATATTATAGGGATTACGAAAGGGTTTAGTCGATCATTATATGATAAAAACATTAAAAAATGTATTGCAAGAAACGGAGAAACAATAATTTTTAACCTATTAGAACTTCTTAGTGAAGAAGATCAGAAGGTTATATTGTCGGAAATAAAGGAAAAATATCTTTTCTTGGATCAAGTGATTGTGTCGACAAGCAGACGGGCGAAAGATACGGCCACCCTTCGGAACTATAAGGGCTTTCACAGGGGAATAGGAGTAACCGTGGTGGCAACCATGGACGGCAGAATACCGTTGGTATTGGCCATGGGCCCCGCAAATTTAGGCGAGGTTGAAGCGTCCTGTTTACTGATCCCCGAGATATCAACCTTAGGATGTAGGGGCCTAGTAGCAGACAGTGCTTACGACGTACATGATCTGTTCGAATTATGTAAACAACACGGTTTGAAATTACTGGCTGGATATAATAAGAGAAGAGCCAAAACACCGAACTCCATCACCAGTCCACTGCGAAAGGAGAATTTTTATCGACTACAAACAAAGGGATGTAAGGAGTTAATGAAAAAACGTTCATCAGGAGAGCATTGTTTCACAATACTAAAGCATACAATGGGGCTAGATAAACATAGACCAACGTCATATAATCAGGCATTCATGCTAATTGTCTCATATATGATGACTATATGTTTTGATAGTATGATTCAGAAAAAGAATAACATAAACATAAGAAAGTCCCCGGGTAGACGTTTTTACCAGCAGATTTCCTGA
- the rpsD gene encoding 30S ribosomal protein S4, whose translation MARYTGPRWKISRRLGISLSGTGKELKKRSYGPGQHGPSNQRRKVSDYSLQLQEKQKLRWMYGLGEKQFHNLFKTAGKKPGIQGHNFFILLETRLDNLVYRLGLASSRPHARQLVVHGHITVDGRKMDRPSYNVKPGQTISLREKSLQLAAVKQAIEVSPAIPQYLSFDANKRIGTLERLPERGELPGEINEALVVEFYA comes from the coding sequence ATGGCACGTTACACGGGTCCACGTTGGAAGATCAGTCGTCGGTTGGGAATCTCTCTCTCCGGTACAGGTAAGGAACTGAAGAAGAGATCCTATGGTCCTGGCCAGCACGGACCCAGCAACCAACGTCGAAAGGTAAGCGACTACAGCCTGCAGTTGCAGGAAAAACAAAAATTGCGCTGGATGTACGGATTAGGGGAAAAACAATTCCACAACCTCTTCAAAACGGCGGGCAAAAAACCAGGAATCCAGGGGCATAACTTCTTCATCCTCCTCGAGACGAGGTTGGACAATCTTGTTTATCGCCTCGGATTGGCCAGCTCACGCCCCCACGCTCGCCAGTTGGTAGTGCACGGGCACATCACAGTGGATGGTCGTAAGATGGATCGGCCCTCCTACAATGTAAAGCCCGGACAAACCATCAGCCTGCGTGAAAAAAGCCTCCAATTGGCGGCTGTCAAACAGGCTATTGAGGTAAGCCCAGCAATACCTCAGTACCTCAGTTTCGATGCCAACAAGCGTATCGGTACACTGGAACGATTACCAGAACGCGGTGAGTTGCCGGGTGAAATCAACGAAGCACTGGTGGTGGAGTTCTACGCATAG
- the trmB gene encoding tRNA (guanosine(46)-N7)-methyltransferase TrmB: MRPRRIGIPSSQNLSHCPFVYAAHTAPRGLWRYIHGVPSQTPLHVELCTGKGNFLLYASQRHPDWIWVGVEIAPSPLWKAVRKKISNNCYFLWMDIRYLPTAFAPGEVTRFYLHFCDPWPKQRHAQRRITNPPFLRRYQQCLSTEGDLVFKTDHAGLFSYSLQNLQALGWEIHAASVDLHRSPHAATNIMTEYEERYVHQNLPIFYVRTKPNPREPGGPH; the protein is encoded by the coding sequence TTGCGACCGCGTCGTATAGGTATACCATCATCCCAAAATCTATCCCACTGCCCCTTTGTCTACGCGGCCCATACAGCACCACGTGGCCTCTGGAGATACATACACGGTGTCCCCTCGCAAACACCTCTTCATGTGGAACTTTGCACAGGAAAAGGCAATTTTCTCCTTTATGCTTCACAACGACATCCCGACTGGATATGGGTGGGTGTTGAAATAGCCCCGTCCCCTCTATGGAAAGCCGTTCGCAAGAAAATAAGCAACAACTGCTACTTTCTTTGGATGGACATCAGATACCTACCCACCGCCTTCGCGCCGGGCGAAGTTACAAGATTTTATCTCCACTTCTGCGATCCCTGGCCCAAACAACGCCATGCCCAACGACGCATCACAAACCCCCCCTTTTTACGGAGATACCAACAATGCCTGTCCACTGAAGGAGACCTTGTCTTTAAAACAGACCACGCCGGTCTCTTCTCCTATAGCCTACAGAATTTACAAGCCCTTGGTTGGGAAATTCACGCCGCGAGCGTGGACCTCCACAGGAGTCCCCATGCGGCTACCAACATTATGACAGAATATGAAGAGCGGTATGTCCATCAAAACCTACCCATTTTTTATGTAAGGACCAAACCGAATCCTAGAGAACCCGGGGGACCACATTGA
- the tyrS gene encoding tyrosine--tRNA ligase codes for MGEDMEWTAEVQEQLKALCWGVVTIVPENALAAKLEYSLRQGKPLRVKVGLDPTAADLHLGHTVILQKLRDFQRYGHQVQLVIGDWTARLGDPTGRSSVRKALEPEEILVYAQTYADQVFQILDPARTEVVYNSQWLGKLDLEDILQLTAQMTVARMLEREDFAQRYRGQKPIGLHEFLYPLLQGYDSVVLESDVELGGTDQTFNLLIGRQLQKFYGKREQVAMTLPLLVGLDGKKKMSKSLGNHVGITEDPNNVYGKIMSLSDGVMLDYYKLVTDYTLQEVGKLQRELEDGSQNPMRVKHRLARYVVGRYHGEAAAEVAAEHFQRTVQRRQVPKDLPEVFLAPGEWTIISAMVQAGLAGSRTEARRLVRQGAVRIQGECCSDEQQVLDLSNDLTLQVGKRRFMRIKGTRS; via the coding sequence ATGGGGGAGGATATGGAATGGACGGCCGAGGTACAGGAGCAATTGAAGGCATTGTGCTGGGGTGTCGTGACTATAGTACCTGAGAATGCATTGGCTGCTAAGTTGGAGTATTCCTTACGGCAGGGTAAGCCTCTGCGGGTTAAAGTAGGTTTGGATCCCACAGCCGCCGATTTGCATCTAGGGCACACCGTTATTTTGCAAAAATTGCGTGATTTTCAGCGCTATGGTCATCAGGTGCAGTTGGTCATAGGCGATTGGACGGCTCGATTGGGTGATCCCACAGGTCGGTCCTCGGTTCGTAAAGCTCTGGAACCGGAGGAGATTTTGGTTTATGCCCAGACCTATGCGGATCAGGTGTTTCAGATTCTTGATCCTGCAAGAACAGAGGTAGTTTACAATAGCCAGTGGTTAGGGAAGTTGGATTTGGAGGATATTCTGCAATTGACGGCGCAGATGACAGTGGCTCGTATGTTGGAGAGGGAAGACTTTGCGCAGCGTTATCGTGGGCAAAAACCCATTGGTTTGCATGAGTTCCTCTATCCCCTCCTACAGGGTTATGATTCAGTGGTTCTGGAGAGCGATGTAGAGTTGGGGGGGACAGACCAGACGTTCAATTTGTTGATAGGACGTCAGTTACAAAAGTTTTATGGGAAAAGGGAACAGGTTGCCATGACATTGCCTCTTTTGGTGGGTTTGGACGGGAAGAAAAAGATGAGTAAGAGTCTGGGGAATCATGTGGGTATTACAGAGGATCCGAATAATGTGTATGGTAAAATAATGTCCCTATCTGATGGAGTCATGCTCGATTACTATAAATTGGTAACCGATTACACCCTACAGGAGGTAGGGAAGTTGCAAAGGGAGCTGGAGGACGGGTCTCAAAATCCTATGAGGGTCAAACATAGACTTGCTCGTTATGTGGTGGGTCGTTACCACGGCGAGGCGGCAGCTGAGGTAGCAGCGGAACATTTTCAGAGAACCGTTCAGCGGAGACAGGTACCGAAGGATCTACCTGAGGTTTTCCTGGCCCCTGGTGAGTGGACGATTATTTCTGCCATGGTCCAGGCGGGTTTGGCGGGGAGTCGAACGGAGGCACGCCGTTTGGTACGGCAGGGGGCTGTGCGGATTCAGGGGGAATGTTGTAGTGATGAGCAACAGGTGTTGGATCTGTCCAATGATCTAACTCTTCAGGTGGGTAAGCGTCGTTTCATGCGAATCAAGGGAACCCGCTCCTAG
- a CDS encoding IS3 family transposase → MCLGWAGEKNKFDAYGYRKLAYKLRKKEDIIVNHNKMYRLCKEEGLLRYRGGGVVPPRLPTEPMNDT, encoded by the coding sequence ATATGCCTTGGATGGGCAGGGGAAAAAAATAAGTTTGATGCCTATGGTTATCGAAAACTCGCATACAAACTGAGAAAAAAGGAGGATATTATTGTCAATCACAATAAGATGTATCGCCTCTGTAAGGAGGAGGGACTTCTCCGTTATCGGGGAGGAGGCGTCGTTCCTCCCCGCCTGCCCACAGAGCCTATGAACGACACATAA
- a CDS encoding helix-turn-helix domain-containing protein — translation MKKKRYDMKLKKKIVEEALRSDNMSEIARRHGLAPRTVRGWVKQYEVKGDLWKKTRDSAKRVSANEQDVY, via the coding sequence ATGAAGAAAAAACGCTATGATATGAAACTAAAGAAGAAAATAGTTGAGGAAGCTCTACGTAGCGATAACATGTCTGAGATTGCTCGCAGACACGGACTCGCCCCTAGAACCGTTCGGGGTTGGGTAAAGCAGTACGAGGTGAAGGGGGATCTCTGGAAAAAAACCAGGGATAGTGCAAAAAGGGTTTCCGCGAACGAACAAGATGTCTATTAG
- a CDS encoding PaaI family thioesterase, translated as MEISYTGITNEDLMQQWADLDASERMIVQQTIAALRRARGGSFTYFEEMLDFRLVGMERNLYHYRMEMKECLCNCYRMMHGGAVATAFDTAMGRVARDRSQEGKMAVTTDLHIRYLVPIGIGETLDIHVSCLQQGRSVSVFQGEMNNEDQVLVAYASATFFQRSSPSGKS; from the coding sequence ATGGAGATATCCTATACTGGTATCACAAACGAGGATCTGATGCAACAATGGGCGGATTTGGATGCATCGGAACGGATGATTGTGCAACAAACCATTGCTGCATTGCGACGGGCGCGGGGGGGTTCCTTTACCTATTTTGAGGAGATGTTGGATTTTCGATTGGTAGGCATGGAACGGAATCTCTATCATTATCGGATGGAGATGAAGGAATGTCTATGCAATTGCTATCGGATGATGCATGGGGGGGCTGTGGCCACCGCGTTCGATACGGCGATGGGGCGGGTAGCACGGGATCGTTCTCAGGAAGGAAAGATGGCCGTGACAACGGATCTACATATTCGCTACCTGGTTCCTATTGGTATAGGTGAAACGTTGGATATACATGTGAGTTGTTTACAGCAGGGACGGAGTGTATCTGTATTTCAGGGCGAAATGAACAATGAGGATCAGGTTTTGGTAGCATATGCATCAGCTACATTTTTCCAGAGGTCCTCCCCTAGTGGAAAAAGCTGA
- a CDS encoding transposase, with translation MARRKFSLEFKQRAIEQVRGGQHVVQVSRQHDLAVSTINRWIKEDREGVLASSFSSSKGHRTMDSSSLRSLQKEIDDLKRLLGSKELEISRWRERMGGK, from the coding sequence ATGGCACGGAGAAAATTTTCGTTAGAATTCAAGCAGAGGGCAATTGAACAGGTCAGGGGTGGGCAACATGTTGTCCAGGTATCTAGACAGCACGATCTTGCTGTTAGCACGATTAACCGTTGGATAAAGGAGGACAGGGAGGGTGTATTAGCCAGCTCATTCTCCTCCTCAAAAGGTCATCGTACGATGGATTCTTCGTCCCTCCGGTCTCTGCAGAAGGAGATTGATGATTTAAAGAGACTCCTGGGCAGTAAAGAATTGGAAATTAGTCGATGGAGGGAGAGAATGGGAGGGAAATGA
- a CDS encoding glycosyltransferase family 2 protein: MDKKTISLCMIVKNEADFIGNCLDGIRDTMDEIIIVDTGSTDGTQKICEAKGAKVFPYQWKQDFSAARNYGLEKASSEWILWLDADEEVEQGDLPHLRKFLHCGQEKHVFSIKLINFHGESPPHPDRSFLIAHHRIFRNHRGFRFLGPIHEQLNIRDVLPEFPEVPMLPIRVYHYGYMESVTGKKEKFKRNLQMLEKALEGGDPNPWIPYHIASEYYRVAEYRKSFEYVNQSIIRFIKKGETPPSLLYKLKYAVLLLLGSIDGAYPGIERAIALYPNYVDLHFYKGIILFAKEKYEQALDVFHHCLTLGEENLEHLILCGLGSFQAWYYIGECERKHNRLTSSLYAFAQSLCQSPTYEPSWKALYQLAKNHAMEAHDPLTNNTVDWKTAAGRQHILEKIENYALSK, from the coding sequence ATGGACAAAAAAACGATTTCCCTCTGCATGATTGTAAAGAATGAAGCGGACTTCATTGGAAACTGCCTAGATGGGATAAGAGACACGATGGATGAAATCATAATTGTTGATACAGGATCTACCGACGGTACACAGAAAATATGCGAGGCCAAGGGTGCCAAGGTATTTCCCTATCAGTGGAAACAAGATTTCTCAGCCGCTCGAAATTATGGACTCGAAAAGGCCAGCAGCGAATGGATCCTGTGGCTTGATGCCGATGAGGAAGTGGAACAAGGGGATCTCCCCCATTTACGAAAATTTCTCCACTGTGGGCAAGAAAAGCACGTTTTTTCGATCAAGCTGATCAATTTCCATGGTGAATCTCCCCCCCATCCAGACCGTTCCTTCCTCATTGCGCACCATAGGATTTTCCGGAATCACAGGGGGTTCCGTTTCCTCGGTCCCATCCATGAACAACTCAATATTCGGGATGTACTACCCGAATTCCCTGAGGTACCTATGCTCCCCATCCGTGTGTATCACTACGGATATATGGAATCAGTTACGGGAAAGAAGGAAAAATTTAAAAGGAATTTACAAATGCTTGAAAAGGCCCTTGAGGGGGGGGATCCCAACCCATGGATCCCCTATCATATTGCCAGTGAATACTACAGGGTTGCTGAATATAGGAAGTCATTTGAATACGTAAACCAGTCCATCATTCGATTCATAAAAAAAGGAGAAACTCCCCCCTCCCTGCTCTACAAACTGAAATATGCTGTTCTCCTACTCCTGGGGAGCATAGACGGCGCCTATCCCGGCATTGAAAGAGCCATTGCCCTGTATCCTAACTACGTAGACCTCCATTTTTACAAAGGAATCATACTGTTTGCTAAAGAAAAATACGAACAAGCACTCGATGTTTTCCACCACTGTCTCACGTTGGGGGAAGAAAATCTAGAGCACCTTATCCTATGTGGTCTGGGCAGCTTCCAGGCATGGTACTACATTGGTGAATGCGAAAGAAAACACAATCGCCTCACTTCCTCTCTGTATGCATTCGCCCAGTCCTTGTGCCAATCGCCGACCTACGAACCCAGTTGGAAAGCACTCTATCAACTAGCCAAGAACCACGCCATGGAGGCACACGATCCCCTAACCAACAACACCGTGGATTGGAAAACTGCAGCAGGAAGGCAACATATCCTAGAGAAAATAGAGAATTATGCATTGAGTAAATGA
- a CDS encoding transposase, with translation MARRKFSLEFKQRAIEQVRGGQHVVQVSRQHDLAVSTINRWIKEDREGVLASSFSSSKGHRTMDSSSLRSLQKEIDDLKRLLGSKELEISRWRERMGGK, from the coding sequence ATGGCACGGAGAAAATTTTCGTTGGAATTCAAGCAGAGGGCAATTGAACAGGTCAGGGGTGGGCAACATGTTGTCCAGGTATCTAGACAGCACGATCTTGCTGTTAGCACGATTAACCGTTGGATAAAGGAGGACAGGGAGGGTGTATTAGCCAGCTCATTCTCCTCCTCAAAAGGTCATCGTACGATGGATTCTTCGTCCCTCCGGTCTCTGCAGAAGGAGATTGATGATTTAAAGAGACTCCTGGGCAGTAAAGAATTGGAAATTAGTCGATGGAGGGAGAGAATGGGAGGGAAATGA
- a CDS encoding transposase, translating to MTSTCRRMDSTLINSNIRKLTRNDVIYLVAKNVVCISAELLIPLPAEWGVFLEKGCKLTDIDSRQSLGYQPPLPPKKGATARDHRTAELIGVCLAVREQVSHYDNIRSTKEYALLERVIWEQTEEDEQGNLRMLSKVRSGSLQSPYDPDAQYRKKNKQECWGYSGQIVEDRDGEKGVSLISFFDMKGSLHPDTAFAKEYIETWVPHDGMRLCADGGYYSHEISELAQSKGISLCFTNMTGRRENPDKLRASTFVRDKRTKEITRCVANKEPENSQYKPGRKPGSGTSVAYFNGEDCKKCPFADQCIGKLNKTGGRTIRLTDRTYSAAEQRDQLEETKYREAGNSRAAIEGVCSALKNAYGARRLKVRGERRARLTMFAKCVAYNTSQVSEYIVKFIRIRRREVIS from the coding sequence ATGACATCCACCTGCCGTAGAATGGATAGCACGCTAATCAACAGCAACATAAGGAAATTGACCCGTAATGACGTGATCTATCTGGTGGCAAAAAATGTGGTTTGTATCTCGGCTGAACTCCTGATTCCCCTCCCCGCGGAGTGGGGGGTTTTTCTGGAGAAGGGGTGCAAACTAACAGACATCGATAGTCGGCAATCATTGGGCTATCAGCCTCCCCTTCCCCCCAAAAAAGGAGCAACAGCAAGGGATCATAGGACTGCAGAGCTAATTGGGGTTTGCTTGGCTGTAAGGGAACAGGTCTCCCACTATGACAACATCAGATCAACCAAGGAGTATGCATTGCTGGAAAGGGTGATCTGGGAACAAACTGAGGAGGATGAACAAGGAAATCTCAGGATGCTCTCCAAGGTGCGTTCTGGTAGTCTACAAAGCCCTTATGATCCTGATGCTCAGTACAGGAAGAAGAACAAACAGGAATGTTGGGGATATTCCGGACAAATCGTAGAGGATCGTGATGGAGAGAAGGGAGTAAGCCTAATTTCCTTCTTTGATATGAAAGGTTCCCTTCATCCAGATACGGCCTTTGCGAAGGAGTACATAGAAACATGGGTTCCCCATGATGGAATGCGGTTGTGTGCCGATGGGGGGTACTACAGCCATGAGATAAGCGAACTTGCCCAATCAAAGGGTATTTCGCTATGCTTCACCAATATGACGGGCCGAAGGGAGAACCCCGATAAATTGAGGGCAAGCACGTTTGTGCGAGACAAAAGAACAAAGGAAATTACACGGTGCGTGGCAAACAAGGAACCCGAGAACAGCCAGTACAAACCAGGGAGAAAACCAGGGAGCGGGACCAGTGTGGCTTATTTCAACGGGGAGGATTGCAAGAAGTGCCCCTTTGCGGATCAGTGCATTGGCAAACTCAACAAAACAGGGGGAAGAACCATAAGATTAACCGACCGAACGTACTCGGCGGCGGAGCAAAGAGATCAATTGGAGGAGACAAAATATAGGGAAGCAGGGAACAGTCGTGCGGCCATTGAGGGCGTTTGCTCCGCACTAAAAAATGCTTACGGAGCTCGCCGACTTAAGGTGCGTGGTGAACGAAGAGCTAGGTTGACAATGTTCGCAAAGTGTGTAGCGTATAACACATCTCAAGTCTCCGAATATATAGTAAAATTTATAAGAATAAGAAGGAGAGAAGTCATATCGTGA